The following are encoded together in the Gemmatimonadaceae bacterium genome:
- a CDS encoding dihydrodipicolinate synthase family protein, with amino-acid sequence MTALTLGGLMVPAVSTFDARGDLDRAAFQSNLDAHLAHGVDGVLVAGSSGESALLDDDDRRALLGWARERIPADKWMLAGIGSESTRQTISRAHDAKAAGATAVLVVSPHYFLKRMTEGALLAHFRAVADASPLPVMLYNIPVYAHVVLSPALVHEMSQHPNVIGMKDSAGNLPVLAQYLEAQGPTFRVMTGSGATVVPAIHAGASGAILAIALYAGPAVRLMVDAARAGRVADAAAMQVRLAPIATDIGGALGPAGIKAAMDLVGLHGGPPRSPLLPVSADELAVVRARLESAGVLPT; translated from the coding sequence ATGACTGCACTCACGCTGGGCGGGCTGATGGTGCCTGCCGTCTCGACATTCGATGCCCGCGGCGATCTCGATCGCGCGGCCTTCCAGTCCAATCTCGACGCACACCTCGCGCACGGCGTGGATGGTGTGCTGGTTGCCGGTTCAAGCGGCGAGTCGGCCCTGCTTGATGACGACGATCGCCGCGCGTTGCTGGGCTGGGCGCGGGAACGCATTCCGGCTGACAAATGGATGCTGGCCGGTATCGGCTCGGAGAGCACGCGCCAGACCATTTCGCGTGCGCATGACGCCAAGGCGGCGGGGGCGACAGCCGTCTTGGTCGTATCGCCGCACTATTTCCTGAAGCGGATGACCGAAGGCGCACTGCTGGCGCATTTTCGCGCAGTGGCCGACGCCAGTCCGTTACCGGTGATGTTGTACAACATCCCGGTGTACGCCCATGTGGTATTGTCACCGGCGCTGGTACACGAGATGTCCCAGCACCCGAATGTCATCGGCATGAAGGACAGCGCCGGGAATTTGCCGGTGCTGGCGCAGTACCTGGAAGCACAGGGCCCAACGTTTCGCGTGATGACGGGCAGCGGTGCGACCGTCGTGCCAGCGATTCACGCCGGCGCGTCGGGTGCGATTCTGGCCATCGCGTTGTATGCCGGTCCGGCGGTACGATTGATGGTGGACGCGGCTCGCGCGGGTCGGGTTGCCGACGCGGCAGCGATGCAGGTGCGACTGGCGCCGATCGCCACCGATATTGGCGGGGCACTGGGCCCGGCGGGCATCAAGGCGGCGATGGACCTGGTGGGGCTTCACGGCGGACCTCCGCGCAGCCCGCTTTTGCCTGTCTCGGCTGACGAACTGGCGGTCGTTCGCGCACGCCTTGAATCGGCCGGAGTGCTGCCCACGTAA
- a CDS encoding PilT/PilU family type 4a pilus ATPase — translation MPCGYQPRHGVAIERIIRAAVERGASDVHIKADDVVRARIDGRLVALTKQSLTAEQTRAIALHFMGSDAERASIDTLRDHDASWAAPGVGRFRVNIMRQRASHSIVMRVIPENVPTFASLKLPPVLDRIAHTERGMVLVTGVTGSGKSSTMAALVNAINASYEKHILTLENPIEFIHSDIKSSVTQREVGLDTDSFRMGLRAALRQDPDVILIGEMRDTETIDTAMKAAETGHLLISTLHTPDAQSTIMRIVAMFPPDEQTVVRIRLAETLHAVVSQRLMPRASGQGRAVAAEVMVVTPTIRDLIAENRISEIRDYIADGAQYGMQTFDQHLTELVTSGEVAFEVALGAATRPADFELGFRMGKGRKTPLKNRAVPGGGRPRRHSAALRKTRAPQGCSRIRWAPGPHCRRWRPVRPPMWRSQAQVRWAGTRCSARDSRACLGGN, via the coding sequence ATCCCCTGTGGGTACCAACCGAGGCACGGCGTGGCGATTGAGCGAATCATCAGGGCAGCGGTAGAACGCGGCGCATCCGACGTCCACATCAAGGCAGACGATGTGGTGCGGGCGCGTATTGACGGCCGTCTGGTGGCGCTCACGAAACAATCGCTGACCGCGGAGCAGACGCGGGCCATCGCGCTGCATTTCATGGGGAGTGACGCCGAGCGCGCCTCCATTGACACGCTGCGCGATCATGATGCCAGCTGGGCCGCGCCGGGTGTGGGACGGTTCCGTGTGAATATCATGCGGCAGCGCGCGTCGCATTCGATTGTGATGCGGGTCATTCCGGAGAACGTGCCGACGTTCGCGTCGTTGAAGTTGCCTCCGGTGCTCGATCGCATCGCCCACACCGAGCGTGGCATGGTGCTGGTGACGGGCGTGACCGGGTCGGGAAAATCGAGCACGATGGCGGCGCTGGTGAACGCGATCAACGCCTCGTACGAGAAACATATTCTCACGCTCGAAAACCCCATCGAGTTCATCCACAGCGATATCAAGAGTTCGGTGACGCAGCGCGAAGTGGGACTGGACACGGACAGTTTTCGCATGGGGCTGCGCGCGGCGCTGCGTCAGGATCCTGATGTGATCCTGATTGGTGAAATGCGCGACACGGAAACGATCGATACCGCGATGAAGGCGGCCGAAACGGGGCATCTGCTCATTTCGACGCTGCACACGCCGGACGCGCAGAGCACGATCATGCGCATTGTGGCCATGTTCCCGCCGGACGAACAGACGGTGGTGCGTATTCGTCTGGCAGAAACCCTGCACGCGGTGGTGTCGCAGCGATTGATGCCGCGCGCGAGCGGCCAGGGACGCGCGGTGGCGGCAGAAGTGATGGTGGTGACGCCAACCATTCGCGACCTGATTGCCGAAAACCGGATCAGCGAAATCCGCGACTACATCGCCGACGGCGCGCAGTACGGCATGCAGACGTTTGACCAGCACCTGACGGAGCTGGTGACAAGTGGGGAAGTGGCGTTTGAAGTGGCCCTGGGTGCCGCAACCCGTCCGGCCGACTTCGAACTGGGCTTCCGCATGGGGAAGGGGCGCAAGACGCCACTCAAGAACCGGGCAGTGCCGGGGGGGGGGCGCCCGCGGCGCCACTCAGCCGCGCTGAGGAAAACGCGCGCGCCGCAGGGCTGCAGTCGAATCCGCTGGGCACCGGGACCGCATTGCCGCCGATGGCGACCAGTCCGACCGCCCATGTGGCGGTCACAAGCCCAAGTCCGTTGGGCGGGGACACGGTGTTCGGCTCGGGATTCGAGAGCCTGTTTGGGGGGTAACTAG
- a CDS encoding D-2-hydroxyacid dehydrogenase has translation MSVRHLVVDLMSTVPHMRMPSWVADRLSADTLDGWRLTVIASPSVSVGSGRNAASEETMAAIVDAEAYFGYGVPELLIEAAPQLRWAHSMAAGVGGSISPAMRERGLVFTNSAGQYGEGIADTVLGGVIHFLRGLDIAVRQQAASRWDQTTFPLESTRLREIDECRVLVIGAGGIGSAVARRFSALGCTCTGIRRRPELGPLPGFSRVVGPEALEAELPGADVVVLAAPSTEATYHLLDGPRLALLPPGAIVVNVARGSLIAEESLVEALDSGRIRGAVLDVFHTEPLPPESHWWQHPRVLITPHVSGVSPRRQWERALELFEDNWRRWVAGDPLRNVVDLDAGY, from the coding sequence GTGAGCGTGCGGCATCTGGTGGTGGACCTCATGAGCACGGTGCCGCATATGCGGATGCCGTCATGGGTGGCCGACCGGTTGTCTGCCGATACGCTCGATGGGTGGCGTCTTACGGTCATTGCCTCGCCATCGGTGTCCGTGGGCAGTGGACGGAACGCCGCCAGCGAGGAGACCATGGCGGCGATTGTCGACGCCGAAGCGTATTTCGGATATGGCGTACCCGAACTGCTGATCGAAGCGGCGCCACAGCTGCGCTGGGCGCACAGCATGGCGGCCGGGGTAGGCGGGTCCATCAGCCCGGCCATGCGTGAGCGCGGGTTGGTATTCACCAATAGTGCCGGGCAATACGGCGAGGGGATTGCCGATACGGTGCTGGGTGGCGTGATCCACTTTCTGCGCGGACTGGACATCGCCGTGCGGCAACAGGCGGCCTCACGCTGGGACCAGACGACCTTCCCGCTCGAGTCCACCCGGCTTCGTGAAATCGACGAATGCCGGGTGCTGGTGATTGGGGCGGGCGGGATTGGGAGCGCGGTGGCCCGTCGTTTTTCGGCCCTGGGGTGCACCTGTACGGGGATCCGCCGCCGACCGGAATTGGGGCCGCTGCCGGGATTCAGCCGAGTGGTGGGTCCGGAGGCCCTTGAAGCGGAGTTGCCAGGCGCCGACGTGGTCGTGCTGGCCGCTCCGTCCACCGAGGCCACCTATCACCTGTTGGACGGCCCTCGGCTGGCGTTGCTCCCGCCCGGGGCAATCGTCGTGAACGTAGCGCGCGGGTCCTTGATTGCCGAGGAGTCGCTGGTGGAGGCGTTGGATTCGGGCCGAATTCGTGGTGCGGTGCTGGACGTGTTTCACACCGAACCGCTGCCGCCCGAAAGTCATTGGTGGCAGCATCCGCGGGTGTTGATCACACCGCATGTGTCGGGTGTGTCGCCGCGTCGGCAATGGGAGCGCGCGCTGGAGTTGTTCGAAGACAATTGGCGGCGTTGGGTGGCGGGTGATCCGCTGCGCAATGTCGTGGACCTCGACGCCGGATACTGA
- the trpS gene encoding tryptophan--tRNA ligase: protein MARIFSGIQPSGELHIGNYLGAVKNWVQLQHTHPGALYCVVDLHAISGNYDPAVLRSRRWAMAKSLLAAGIDPAKASVFMQSDVAEHTELSWIFTTLTPLGDLERQTQFKDKSSKLESIPAGILMYPVLQSADILLYRADSVPVGEDQVQHLELARDTARKWNARFGEGFFPEPQPLLTPTRRIVGLDGQAKMSKSLGNTVGLLESDDEIWAKLRPAMTDPARVRKTDPGNPDVCNIFQLHKAFSSTDEQANVVQQCTTAGWGCMDCKKVLQANIVQELTPIRQRAEALDAEPQRVLDALATGARTAREIAQDTMREVRDRMGLEPLKAPVA, encoded by the coding sequence ATGGCACGCATATTCAGCGGTATCCAGCCTTCGGGCGAACTGCATATCGGAAATTACCTTGGCGCCGTCAAGAACTGGGTGCAGTTGCAGCACACCCATCCTGGCGCGTTGTACTGTGTGGTGGACCTCCACGCCATTTCCGGCAACTACGACCCCGCGGTCCTGCGGTCGCGCCGCTGGGCAATGGCCAAATCGTTGCTGGCCGCCGGCATCGACCCGGCCAAGGCCAGTGTGTTCATGCAGAGCGACGTGGCCGAGCATACGGAGCTGTCGTGGATCTTCACCACCCTCACGCCGCTGGGTGATCTGGAGCGGCAGACGCAGTTCAAGGACAAGTCATCCAAGTTGGAGAGCATCCCGGCCGGCATCCTGATGTATCCGGTGCTGCAGTCGGCCGACATCCTGCTGTATCGTGCCGACTCGGTGCCGGTGGGTGAAGATCAGGTGCAGCATCTGGAGTTGGCGCGTGATACGGCGCGCAAGTGGAATGCGCGCTTTGGCGAAGGGTTCTTTCCCGAGCCGCAGCCGTTGCTCACGCCCACGCGTCGCATTGTGGGACTCGATGGTCAGGCGAAGATGTCCAAGTCGCTGGGCAACACCGTGGGGTTGCTGGAGAGCGACGACGAGATCTGGGCGAAGTTGCGTCCGGCGATGACCGACCCGGCGCGTGTGCGCAAGACGGATCCTGGCAACCCCGACGTGTGCAACATCTTTCAACTGCACAAGGCGTTCAGTTCGACCGATGAACAAGCCAATGTGGTGCAACAGTGCACCACGGCCGGCTGGGGATGCATGGACTGCAAGAAAGTGTTGCAGGCAAACATCGTGCAGGAGCTCACACCCATTCGGCAACGCGCGGAGGCGCTGGATGCGGAGCCGCAGCGAGTGCTGGATGCGCTGGCGACTGGTGCGCGCACGGCGCGGGAGATTGCGCAGGACACGATGCGCGAGGTGCGGGATCGCATGGGACTGGAGCCGTTGAAAGCGCCGGTGGCGTGA
- a CDS encoding inositol monophosphatase, which yields MTTPSQSQRLAWRNTAAGAAALATGFIAEQAKSRDRIVWEEKSATDFVSHVDIGAEEIIRRAFAREAPEIRIVGEELGADGAADEGLVAIVDPLDGTTNFLHGFPNYCVSICVALDGVPQAAAVYDAARGGLYNAIAGGGAFVDDIPIRVSTIDVPARALIGTGIPFKDMSVADQYLTQLRRLMPAVAGVRRAGSAALDLCDVARGRFDAFWELFLNPWDLAAGVLLVREAGGRVTDLEGRDARLVGGPILASNGHMHEWMLECLTDGSRPR from the coding sequence ATGACCACACCGTCACAGTCGCAGCGCCTCGCCTGGCGCAACACCGCCGCCGGGGCCGCGGCCCTCGCCACCGGCTTTATCGCCGAGCAGGCAAAGTCCCGCGACCGCATCGTGTGGGAGGAGAAGAGCGCGACCGACTTCGTGAGCCATGTGGACATCGGTGCCGAAGAGATCATCCGTCGGGCGTTCGCCCGCGAGGCACCCGAAATCCGAATCGTGGGCGAGGAGCTCGGCGCCGACGGGGCCGCTGACGAAGGGCTGGTCGCCATCGTCGACCCACTCGACGGCACCACCAACTTCCTCCACGGCTTCCCCAACTACTGCGTGTCCATCTGCGTCGCGCTCGATGGCGTGCCGCAAGCCGCCGCCGTGTACGACGCGGCCCGCGGGGGCCTGTACAATGCGATTGCCGGTGGCGGCGCGTTTGTGGACGATATCCCGATCCGTGTCTCGACCATCGATGTGCCTGCCCGGGCCCTTATCGGCACGGGCATTCCGTTCAAGGACATGTCCGTGGCCGATCAGTACCTCACCCAGCTGCGCCGACTCATGCCGGCCGTCGCCGGCGTGCGCCGGGCCGGCTCGGCCGCGCTCGACCTGTGTGATGTAGCGCGCGGGCGATTCGACGCGTTCTGGGAGCTGTTCCTGAACCCGTGGGATCTGGCCGCCGGTGTCCTCCTCGTCCGCGAAGCCGGCGGTCGTGTCACCGACCTTGAAGGACGCGACGCGCGCCTCGTCGGCGGCCCCATTCTGGCCAGCAACGGGCATATGCACGAGTGGATGCTGGAGTGCCTGACGGACGGCAGCAGGCCGCGTTAG
- the ftcD gene encoding glutamate formimidoyltransferase, whose protein sequence is MSLVEVVPNFSEGRDPAVIDAIRDAIANTAGAHVLDVSSDPSHHRTVITFVATLEAAVPAAFAAMQVARDRIDLTKHQGEHPRIGATDVVPFVPLDGTTMDDCVALARELGERVARELGIPVYLYERAATRPDRENLADVRRGEFEGLRDDILVNAKRVPDFGAAMVHPTAGATAIGARPFLVAYNVYLGDASNLPVAKEVAKAIRGSSGGLRYVKGLGLEVDGQAQVSMNLVDTEKTPLHRVFEIVKSEAAAHGVQPTWSELVGLVPERVLLEAGARHVQLRGYSPSMLLERKVRDIVAGGESVDAFMSRVAGPTPTPGGGSVAALAGALGAALAQMVAGLTIGKKKYVAVEDEMKTLSLRASALRRQLSELVQRDADSYEHVRAAYAMPREPQAAADARLVAIRNALIFASEVPLETARAAAAVAELAAAVGERGNSNASTDAAVAALMAEAACKGAALNVRVNVVALDASAADAAARLSSEARQCVDDAAAHARRAEAAAERAMSPS, encoded by the coding sequence GTGTCCCTAGTCGAAGTCGTTCCCAATTTCTCCGAAGGTCGCGACCCCGCCGTCATCGACGCGATTCGGGATGCCATCGCCAACACTGCCGGCGCCCACGTGCTCGATGTGTCCAGCGATCCGTCGCACCATCGCACCGTCATCACGTTTGTCGCGACGCTGGAAGCCGCTGTTCCGGCGGCATTCGCCGCCATGCAAGTGGCGCGCGATCGCATCGACCTCACCAAACATCAGGGCGAGCATCCGCGCATCGGCGCCACCGATGTCGTGCCGTTTGTGCCACTCGACGGCACCACCATGGATGACTGCGTCGCGCTGGCCCGCGAGCTTGGAGAGCGTGTGGCGCGTGAACTCGGCATACCGGTGTATCTCTACGAGCGTGCCGCCACGCGACCCGATCGCGAAAATCTGGCCGACGTGCGTCGCGGTGAATTTGAAGGACTGCGTGACGACATTCTGGTGAACGCCAAGCGTGTGCCCGACTTCGGCGCGGCCATGGTGCATCCCACCGCCGGTGCGACCGCTATCGGCGCTCGGCCGTTTCTCGTCGCCTACAACGTCTATCTGGGTGACGCGTCCAACCTGCCCGTGGCCAAGGAAGTCGCAAAAGCCATTCGCGGCTCGTCCGGTGGGCTGCGCTACGTGAAAGGACTGGGCCTCGAAGTGGACGGACAGGCACAGGTGTCCATGAATCTGGTGGACACGGAAAAGACGCCCCTCCATCGCGTGTTTGAAATCGTGAAGTCCGAGGCGGCCGCGCACGGGGTGCAGCCCACATGGAGTGAGTTGGTGGGACTCGTGCCCGAGCGGGTGTTGTTGGAAGCCGGCGCGCGTCACGTGCAACTGCGCGGGTACTCGCCGTCGATGCTGCTGGAACGCAAGGTGCGCGACATCGTGGCCGGCGGCGAATCGGTGGATGCCTTCATGTCGCGCGTGGCGGGACCGACACCAACGCCGGGCGGCGGCAGTGTGGCAGCGCTGGCCGGCGCACTTGGCGCGGCGTTGGCCCAGATGGTGGCCGGGCTCACCATCGGCAAGAAGAAGTATGTGGCTGTTGAGGACGAAATGAAGACGCTGTCCTTGCGCGCGAGCGCCCTGCGTCGACAGTTGTCGGAACTCGTGCAACGCGACGCCGATTCGTATGAACACGTGCGTGCCGCGTACGCCATGCCGCGCGAACCGCAGGCGGCGGCGGATGCGCGCCTGGTGGCCATTCGCAACGCGCTCATTTTCGCGTCGGAAGTGCCGTTGGAAACCGCGCGAGCCGCGGCGGCCGTGGCCGAGCTGGCAGCCGCCGTGGGAGAGCGTGGAAACTCCAACGCGTCAACCGACGCGGCCGTGGCGGCGCTGATGGCCGAAGCCGCGTGCAAGGGCGCGGCACTCAACGTGAGAGTGAACGTCGTGGCACTGGATGCGTCGGCGGCTGACGCGGCGGCGCGACTCTCAAGCGAAGCGCGCCAATGCGTGGACGACGCCGCCGCTCATGCGCGACGGGCCGAAGCGGCGGCGGAACGCGCGATGAGTCCGTCGTGA
- a CDS encoding ABC transporter substrate-binding protein, giving the protein MLTKIQISVLRGVCQTPAYVAFEKGFFAEAGIDVRLDVAATAWLVPHKLVTGESHFGVIPWTRVAAAEANDIPLVLLAGSGCEEAAIVLRTGVAVEDVKSVAVPRQGGMKDLTAMGMLEMLGWENAERVRMPSGDGAILALVGQGADAASMIEPYATMLEKIGIGTVIKRTGDVWPGAPGCSLASSVALTETEPAMVQSVVDAFVRGAHFVQQQPDEAAEIAAGYIGMNPAFIREALRKNLPNLDALRNQAAMDHVMTLMQQLGYVSRRPQHFMNLSFLDKAQAASR; this is encoded by the coding sequence GTGCTGACGAAGATCCAGATTTCCGTCTTGCGCGGGGTCTGTCAGACCCCGGCGTATGTGGCATTCGAGAAGGGCTTCTTTGCCGAGGCCGGGATCGATGTGCGGCTCGACGTTGCCGCGACCGCGTGGCTGGTGCCGCACAAGCTGGTGACGGGTGAGAGTCACTTCGGGGTGATTCCATGGACTCGTGTGGCCGCCGCCGAGGCGAACGACATCCCGCTGGTGCTGCTGGCCGGCTCGGGCTGTGAGGAAGCCGCCATCGTCCTGCGCACCGGGGTGGCGGTGGAGGATGTGAAGAGTGTGGCCGTTCCGCGGCAAGGCGGCATGAAAGATCTGACCGCGATGGGCATGCTGGAGATGCTTGGATGGGAGAACGCGGAACGGGTTCGCATGCCCTCGGGTGATGGTGCGATCCTGGCGCTCGTTGGACAGGGGGCCGATGCGGCCTCGATGATCGAGCCCTACGCCACGATGCTCGAGAAGATTGGCATCGGCACGGTGATCAAACGCACCGGCGATGTATGGCCCGGTGCGCCGGGGTGTTCACTCGCCAGCAGTGTCGCGCTCACCGAGACCGAACCCGCGATGGTGCAGTCGGTGGTTGACGCATTTGTGCGGGGGGCGCACTTCGTCCAGCAGCAGCCAGACGAGGCGGCCGAAATCGCCGCCGGCTACATCGGCATGAATCCGGCGTTCATCCGCGAAGCGTTGCGAAAGAACCTGCCGAATCTCGATGCACTCAGAAATCAGGCGGCCATGGATCATGTAATGACGTTGATGCAGCAGCTCGGCTACGTCAGTCGGCGTCCACAGCACTTCATGAACCTGAGCTTCCTCGACAAGGCGCAGGCCGCGAGTCGCTGA
- a CDS encoding glycosyltransferase family 2 protein, translating into MTFVSVIVPVFNDAERLGRCLTALEAQTYPSDSYEVVVLDNGSQPPLTDLLGVFAHVRLVGEPRPGVSRARVTGIEHARGEVLAFTDSDCLPEPGWLANGVACLQQTTNRGVVGGRIEMFDDGSGPSSIATTLSVATHLKQDRFLKGHWAVCANLFTSRRIVAAVGGMNPALISSGEVEWCQRVHAAGYELAYAVESVVRHPARSSIRALCQRAVRHEYAWAQLRETATLGRGFRFWVGQHLVWPLRDIHRDLLRSSRLTLVEKIQTSALAVLLMHVRMIAWFALRLGIPYEVRANWG; encoded by the coding sequence GTGACGTTCGTATCCGTAATAGTCCCGGTCTTCAACGACGCCGAGCGTTTGGGCCGATGCCTGACGGCGCTCGAGGCGCAGACGTACCCGTCGGATTCGTACGAAGTTGTGGTTTTGGACAATGGGTCCCAGCCACCGCTTACCGACCTTCTGGGTGTATTTGCGCATGTTCGGCTGGTGGGTGAGCCTCGGCCGGGAGTGAGTCGAGCTCGCGTTACAGGAATCGAGCACGCGCGTGGCGAGGTGCTGGCCTTCACCGACTCCGACTGCCTCCCCGAACCGGGTTGGCTGGCCAACGGCGTGGCGTGTCTGCAGCAGACGACAAACCGCGGCGTCGTGGGCGGGCGGATCGAGATGTTCGATGATGGATCGGGCCCGTCGTCCATTGCCACCACGCTGAGCGTCGCGACCCACCTCAAGCAGGACCGCTTTCTGAAAGGACACTGGGCTGTGTGCGCCAATCTGTTCACTTCGCGGCGGATCGTCGCCGCCGTCGGCGGCATGAATCCAGCACTGATTTCGTCGGGCGAAGTTGAGTGGTGTCAGCGAGTGCATGCGGCAGGATACGAACTCGCCTATGCCGTGGAGTCTGTGGTTCGACATCCGGCACGCAGCTCGATTCGCGCACTGTGTCAACGCGCAGTGCGACATGAGTATGCATGGGCGCAGCTTCGCGAAACGGCAACGCTGGGTCGCGGGTTCCGGTTCTGGGTGGGTCAGCATCTGGTCTGGCCATTGCGCGACATTCATCGCGACCTGCTGCGCAGTTCACGCCTGACTTTGGTGGAGAAGATTCAGACCTCGGCGCTGGCTGTGCTGCTCATGCACGTGCGCATGATCGCATGGTTCGCACTGCGGCTTGGAATCCCCTACGAGGTGCGAGCGAACTGGGGTTGA
- a CDS encoding M20/M25/M40 family metallo-hydrolase, whose protein sequence is MRSSLRILVTTALTLASGTLGAQTFRSADPVIRRMWQAGMNESQVERLGQVLIDSIGPRLSGSPGFASALAWLQRTYTGFGIPVRQERYGTWRGWQQGAVHMQLVAPRAQNLDVELLAWSPSTPNGKPVDADVVVIPALADAAAATQWLKTVKGKFVLMSPPELMCRAPQELERYARASTITALNAQRAEVRRVSTDRLNALAPTGVAPGQRQAAIMNRLDSAGVMGIGTTLWSNGWGVNKIFGAVSDRVPSVDLSCEDYGLLHRLASNNQGPRVRFTAESQATPAEVPMFNVVAELKGRELPNEYVLLSAHLDSWHGATGATDNGTGTLTMLEAMRILKEAYPNPRRTILAGHWGGEEQGTIGSKAFAEDHKDVMDGLQVAFNQDNGTWRVEILEGQGFLKASSNLAKWVAQLPAEMTDSVKLQVPGPQANSGSDHTSFLCRGAPAFRLQSSYAEYRQYTWHTNRDTFDKIVFDDLKNNATMAAMLAYAASEDPEHTARDQALLTGPTGAPRAWPGCGMAKRSYK, encoded by the coding sequence ATGCGCTCATCACTCCGCATCCTCGTCACCACCGCGCTTACCCTTGCCTCCGGTACCCTCGGCGCCCAGACCTTCCGCTCCGCAGACCCCGTCATCCGGCGTATGTGGCAAGCAGGGATGAACGAGTCGCAGGTGGAGCGCCTGGGTCAGGTACTCATCGACTCCATCGGCCCGCGCCTGTCCGGCTCTCCCGGCTTCGCCAGTGCGCTGGCCTGGCTCCAGCGCACGTACACCGGCTTCGGCATTCCCGTGCGGCAGGAGCGCTACGGCACATGGCGCGGATGGCAGCAGGGTGCCGTGCACATGCAGCTCGTCGCGCCGCGTGCGCAGAATCTCGACGTGGAATTGCTGGCCTGGAGTCCGTCCACACCCAACGGCAAGCCGGTCGACGCCGACGTAGTAGTGATTCCCGCGTTGGCCGATGCCGCGGCGGCGACGCAGTGGCTCAAGACCGTGAAAGGCAAGTTCGTACTGATGTCGCCGCCGGAACTCATGTGCCGCGCGCCGCAGGAACTCGAACGCTATGCCCGCGCCAGCACCATCACCGCACTCAACGCGCAGCGCGCTGAGGTGCGTCGTGTATCCACCGACCGACTCAATGCGCTCGCACCCACCGGTGTCGCCCCCGGACAGCGCCAGGCTGCCATCATGAACCGGCTGGATTCGGCGGGCGTCATGGGCATCGGCACCACGCTCTGGTCCAACGGTTGGGGCGTGAACAAGATTTTCGGCGCGGTGTCCGATCGCGTGCCGTCGGTTGATCTGTCGTGCGAAGACTACGGCCTGCTGCACCGACTGGCGTCCAACAATCAGGGGCCGCGCGTACGCTTCACTGCCGAATCACAGGCCACACCGGCGGAAGTGCCGATGTTCAACGTGGTGGCCGAGCTCAAGGGACGCGAATTGCCCAACGAGTATGTGTTATTGTCGGCGCATCTCGACAGCTGGCACGGCGCCACCGGGGCCACCGACAACGGCACGGGCACGCTCACCATGTTGGAAGCCATGCGCATCCTCAAGGAAGCCTATCCCAATCCGCGACGCACCATTCTCGCCGGACACTGGGGCGGTGAGGAGCAAGGCACCATCGGCTCGAAGGCATTCGCCGAAGATCACAAGGACGTGATGGACGGCCTGCAGGTGGCGTTCAATCAGGACAACGGCACCTGGCGCGTGGAGATCCTGGAGGGACAGGGGTTCCTCAAGGCCAGCAGCAACCTCGCCAAGTGGGTGGCGCAGTTGCCGGCCGAAATGACGGACAGCGTCAAGCTGCAAGTGCCGGGTCCGCAAGCCAACTCCGGGAGCGATCACACGTCGTTCCTGTGCCGCGGCGCGCCGGCGTTTCGGTTGCAGTCCAGCTACGCGGAGTATCGTCAGTACACCTGGCACACCAATCGCGACACGTTCGACAAGATCGTGTTTGACGACTTGAAGAACAACGCGACGATGGCGGCCATGTTGGCGTATGCGGCGTCGGAGGACCCGGAGCATACCGCGCGCGACCAGGCGCTGTTGACGGGGCCCACGGGCGCACCACGCGCGTGGCCGGGGTGTGGGATGGCGAAGCGGAGCTACAAGTAG
- a CDS encoding DinB family protein — protein sequence MLPAARVSAQTAPVVTDLMKDIDGVAQKLVALAKAMPVDKYGWRPGAGVRSVGEVFLHVASDNYLMPALAGTAMPRPPSWT from the coding sequence GTGCTGCCTGCGGCTCGCGTGTCGGCACAGACTGCTCCCGTGGTCACGGACCTCATGAAGGACATTGACGGCGTTGCGCAGAAGCTTGTGGCGCTCGCCAAGGCGATGCCGGTTGACAAGTACGGCTGGCGTCCAGGCGCGGGCGTGCGCTCCGTGGGTGAGGTGTTCCTGCATGTGGCGTCGGACAACTACCTGATGCCGGCGTTGGCCGGGACGGCCATGCCGCGGCCACCAAGCTGGACATGA